CTAGGTCGATAGCCGATTGCAGGTCGAGGTTGGGTGGATTTTGCGCATTCAAGGCGGAGGCAAGAAGCAGCATCCCTGCCGACGAACTGACAATCCTGAACAGCTTTTTCAATCCTTTCATGCCTTGTTCCGAGTAAAAGTAGAGGATTGGCAAGACGATGAGTGTGAGGAAGGTGGCTGTGATCAGACCTCCGATCACGACCGTGGCAAGCGGCTTCTGCACTTCCGCCCCTGCTCCGTGGCTGATGGCCATTGGAAGAAATCCAAGCGAGGCAACTGCAGCGGTCATCACTACGGGGCGCAAGCGCACCTTGGTGCCTTCCTGGATTCTGTTCTCAATGCTTTCCATTCCCTCCTCCTTCAATTGGTTGAAATACCCGATGAGCACGATGCCATTGAGGACAGCCACGCCAAACAGGGCGATAAAGCCCACCCCAGCAGAAATGCTGAAGGGCATGTCGCGAAGCCAAAGCGCAAAAACACCCCCAATTGCCGAGAAGGGGATAGCCGTGAAAATGAGCAAGGATTGCTTGACGGATCGGAAGGTAAAGAATAGCAGAATGAAAATCAGCAAGAGGGCAACTGGAACTGCAATGGAAAGCCGCTTGTTGGCCTCCACAAGGTTCTCAAACTGCCCGCCGTAGGTGATGTAATAACCTGCGGGCAGCTTCAAGCTTTGATCGAGTTTGGCCTGGATTTCGTCCACCACAGTCTTTACATCCCTGCCGCGGACATTGAAGCCAACCACGATCCTGCGCTTGCCGTCTTCGCGGCTGATCTGCATCGGTCCGGGCTCGTAATCAATGTCGGCCACCTGCTCCAAGGGGATCTGGTTGCCAGAGGGGAGCGGCACAAACAGGGTCTTTAGGTTGCCGATGTCTTGGCGATCGGCTTCTGCAAGTCGTACCACGAGGTCAAACCGCTTTTCACCTTCGTACACCACGCCAGCAGCCTCACCGGCAAACCCTACTCGTATCACGCGGTTGAGGTCGCCCACGTTGAGGCCATAGAGGGCAAGCTTGTCTTTGTTGTAACGCACAGTGATCTGCGGAAGGCCTGCCACGCGCTCGGCCTTTGCGTCGGCAACGCCCTTGATCCCTTGGATCAGTTGCAAGACTTGGTCGCCCTTGCTCACGAGCATATCCAAGTCCTCACCATAAATCTTGATGGCCACATCGCTGCGAACCCCGGTCATCAACTCGTTGAAACGCATTTGGATGGGTTGGGAAAATTCTGTCATCGCCCCGGGGATTTCCTCCAATGCCTCTTCCATTTTCTCCATCAATTCCTCCTTGGAGTCTGCCGAGGTCCATTCCTCTTTGTCCTTGAGGATGATGATCATGTCTGCGGCCTCGATGGGCATGGGATCGGTAGGAATCTCTGCCGAGCCAATTTTGGAAACGATCATTTTGATCTCGGGGAACCGCGACTTCAGGATCTGCTCCGCCTTGGTTGTAGCTTCGATTTCCTGCGAGAGGGAGCTGCCCGAAGCGATGATGAGGTGCGTTGCCATATCACCTTCGTCCAACGTGGGAATGAATTCACCGCCTAGGGTATTGAATAGCAGTACCGCGGCAGTGAGCAGGGAAACGGCAAGTGAGACAACGATCACCTTTATCTTGAGTGCACCCCGCAACACAGGCGCATAGATCCTCTGTAAGATAGCCATGATGCGGTCGCTGATGTTGAGCTTGTGGCCGGTCTTCTTTTTCAGGACCAGTGCGCTCATCATTGGCACGTAGGTGAGGGAAAGTATAAAGGCTCCCAAGATTGCAAAGGCAACTGTTTTGGCCATCGGCCCAAACATTTTGCCTTCTATGCCCACCAATGCCAAAATCGGCAGGTACACAATGAGGATGATAATTTCCCCGAATGCCGCACTGCTCCTGATTTTGGACGCTGCGCCAAACACTTCGTCGTCCATCTCATTTGCGGTAAGCTTTCCTCCTTTGCCGCCATGCAGCCGGTGAATGATTGCCTCGACGATGATCACTGCCCCATCCACGATGAGCCCAAAATCGATGGCGCCTAGACTCATGAGGTTGCCACTGACGCCAAAAAGATTCATCATTGTCACTGCAAACAGCAAGGAGAGTGGAATCACAGATGCCACCACCAAACCAGCGCGTAGGTTTCCTAGCAGCAAAACCAAGATAAAAATCACGATCAATGCACCTTCGAGGAGGTTCTTGGCGACAGTCCCGATTGCCTTGTCCACGAGCTTGGTCCTGTCCATGAATGGTTCAATGGCTACGCCTTCGGGGAGCGATTTCTTGATCTGCTCCATTTTGGCCTTCACGCGACCGACCACCTCTGCGCTATTGCCTCCCTTGAGCATCATCACCATGCCACTCACTTCCTCTCCTTTTCCATCCATGGTGACTGCCCCGTACCGGATGCTGCTTCCTATCCTTACGTCCGCCACGTCCCTGATGAGAATAGGAATGCCATTTTGATTCTTCACGACGATCTTCTTGATGTCGTTGGTATCACTCACCATGCCGATGCCCCTGATGAAGTAGGCATAAGGCTTTTTGTCGATGTAGGCGCCACCAGTATTTTCATTGTTGCGTTCCAAAGCGTCAAAAATCTCAGCGATCGTGGTGTTCATGGCCTTGAGCTTGTCAGGCTGCACGGAAACCTCGTATTGCTTGAGGCTCCCTCCGAGGGTGTTTACCTCAGCCACACCTGGCGTGCCGATGAGCTGCGGCTTGATGATCCAATCCTGGATCGTGCGCAACTCGGTTGCATCAAACTTGTCTTCGTAGCCTTCCTTGGGAAATACCACATATTGATAGATTTCGCCAAGCCCAGTGCTCAGCGGGGCCATTTCTGGGCTTCCCAGCCTTTGGGGGATGACGCTCTCGGCCTCTTTAAGCCTTTCCGAGATTTGGGCACGCGCCCAATAGGGGTCCACCGACTCCTCAAAAACCACGGTGACTACGCTTAGCCCAAATCGGCTGATGGAACGTAACTCGATGATCCCTGGGATGGGCTTCACCGATAGTTCAATCGGATAGGTAATGAATTGCTCGACCTCCTGAGTAGCCAATGTAGGTGAGGAGGTAATGATCTGGACTTGGTTGTTGGTAATATCTGGCAGGGCATCGATGGGCAACCTGGACAGGGAATAAACACCCACGGCTACCAGTGCCAGCGTGAACAAGCCGACAATGAACTTGTTCTTGATGCTCAAGTAAATGATCTTGTCTAACATTTGGAATTCATGCTAATCGTAAAAGGGATGCAAATTGGCAATTGCCTCAATGCATGACTTTCCCAATGCATTTGCATTGGAATATGCCATCGATCCGATGATACCGGACAATGGAAAACGATTAACTAATCTTGGGGGGTTGCCAGATCGCCAAATCCACTTCAAGGGAGAAGCCAGACTGGTAGATCGCAAGTGTTGGCGTCGAATGAAACTTTAGTTGGCTGATTGAATCCTTATTCGAGGCGGTTGAAACAAATTGTCCGCAACAGAGGCAAGTGCAGAAAGGTGAGCACATTTCTGATTCATGTGAATGATTGCCATGATCATCAATTGCAGCAATCGTAGTCTGAATGGGTTCATTGCATTCCTCTCCATCGCTGCATGGCATGACGCTCAACAGCATAAAGTAAATACAAAGCATGAATCTTACCCAATTCATCGTGTAAATATACGACAGATTTTTATCGAATGCTGTCTCTACTACTAAAAAATTACAAATTAAAGAGTTATTTAGCAAGCTTAGCAAAAATGAAGCAAATTCGTAATCCCAAAAAGGTGCACTTTCTTCACTGTTTATAAATTCGAAGCTATGAGGTACTCAATTGTAGTTGTTTTCCATTTGGTTATCTCGATGTCGTGCTTATTTGCCCAAACTGCTATCCCCCGCATGGATTCAGTCCGGGTCGTTGAAAACGCTACCCTACTTCGCAATCCAGATGCAGGTGGCTTCAATTTGCCAGAGTTTTCGAAAATTGACTTAGATTTGGATGGAATTCAAGACTTGTTTGTCTTTGACAGGTCGGGTCGCAAGAGGCTCACCTTCCTCAATCGTGGAACTGCTGGACAAATCGACTTCGACTTTGCCCCAGAATACATCGCCGCATTTCCTTCAGATAACGCGGATTTTGCCCTTTGCAGGGATTTCAACTGTGACGGCAAGGCAGACCTCTTTATTGGCACTTCAAACGGCATCAAAGTCTATGAAAATACGTCAACAGCATCTTTGAGCTTCCGACTATATGCCGATACCTTACTTACCGACTATGGTGCTGGACCAGCCTTTCTTTACATTTTACAGGGTGATTTGCCAGACATGGTGGATGTTGATGGTGACGGAGACCTAGACTTGCTATGCTTCAATGCCACAGGGTCCATGGTGGAATGGCATAAAAATATGATTCTGGAAAATACCGGGGGGTGCGATGGATTGGATTTAGTGGCAGCAGACCGTTGTTGGGGTAATTTTCTAGAAGACAACTTCAACCAAAGTCTAACGCTGGGGATCAATTGCCGCACTTCTTCCCAAAATGTACAGCCTGAGAAGCCGAATGCCCATGCAGGCAGTACTTTGGCCGCATTTGACGAAGAACCAGATGGCGATCTTGAGTTGGTCATCGGTGACTTGGTTTACGATGGACTTACCTATGTCCACAATTCCGGTACGCCCGTAGATGCCGTAGTGGATTCTTTTGATTCAATCTTTCCAGAATACGATGCCTCCGTTTCAATCCCTATCTTTGTTGCTGGATTTTTCTTGGATGTGGACAATGATGGCAAAAGAGACATGATTGTCGCCCCGAATGTTGCAATTGTCTCTGCAAACTATGACAATAGCTGGTTTTACAAGAACATCCATCAAGGCAACGGCGTACTGCTAGAGCGCATCACCAAAAATTTCCTGACGGCAGAAATGGTGGACGTTGGCATGTGCGCTTATCCTGTACTCTTTGATCACAACGCAGACGGGTTATTGGACCTTATTGTCGGGAACTATTCCCGCAAGCTCAATAATGCAAGTATTAGTTCTGGCCTTGCATTATATGAAAATACGGGAACATCCACATCTCCAGAGTTTACCCTCACCACCCGCAACTATGCAAACCTCGCCAATGCCTTCATCCCTGCCAACTTTGGGATGACACCTGCCTTTGGCGACCTGGATGGTGATGGTGACAAAGACCTCATTGTTGGAGATGCTGACGGCTATATTCACTTTGTCGAAAACACTGCCGGCCCTGGGCAGCTAGCCAGTTTTCCAAATGTAACTTCCCAATATTTCAGCATTGACATTGGCCAGTTTGCTACGCCAGCGATTGCAGATGTCGACAGGGATGGTGACCCTGATTTAATCGTGGGCGAATTGTCAGGCAATTTGAATTATTTTCAAAATACTGGTACCCCTCAAGCCCCAATATTCAGTAGCAGCCCAACCGATGCAGCCTGGGGTGCCGTGGACGTGGATCCCATCTGCTGCACTGGTTTCAGCGTGCCGTTCATCTTTGAAAATCCAGCGTCAGGCCGCTTGGACATGATAGTTGGATCTGAAACCGGGAATCTTTTTTATTACAATGACCTTGAAAGTGACTTGGGTGGCATTTTCACTGTTGATCAGACCAACTTTGGTGACATAGACGAAGGACAACGCACAGCAATCGTGGGGCAAGACCTGAATGGGAATGGTGTTTGGGATTGGATTGTGGGAAACGTGCGAGGTGGCCTTGGGTTTTTTGAAGGCAATGGCCTGATTACAAATGAAGCTGAAAGTGAATTGAACACTAAACTGGATTGGACAATTTATCCTAACCCGAGCACGGGAACCGTGACAGTAAAAACGAATTCCGATGCACGTGGTAGCCTATGCTTAACCATCTGTGACCTCCAAGGACGGGAAATTCTAATCCATGATCTAAGTTCCGCGAAGAAAGAGATAGAATTGGACCTGTCAAAATTCTTGCCAGGAATTTATTTCTTGCACATCGACATGAATGGCAGATTCAAGCGTGTAAAGCGGCTAGTGATTCTTCGTTAGTTACTCTAAGAAGTCGTTGGTCATGTCATAAGTGCACCACATGCCTAGTATTGTTTAGGTGGTCAGACGTTGAGTGCCGACTTTACGGCTGCCCATCCATGGTGAAAGCCCAATTTTAAGGATGGCTTTGCCTTTGAAGGAATCCACTGAAGGTTGCGATACCCGAAGGCCGGGCCTATTCAAAATTGATATTGAGCACGAGCAACTGAGAGAAAAGGTCAGAAATAGCACGGGGGAATCGTGTACGCTCTGGAACATAAATGTTTTGCAAGCCCCGAGTAAACCTTAATTCGGGTGAGAGTTTTAGTTTTTCTCCATAGATATCCACCCCCACAGAGGCCAGGTATTGCAGGTCAAAGCTTTTAACCTTGAGCAAGTCGGGATCGTTTAGCACTTTTTTGCTGCTTGCTAGGTTCAGGGATGGTTGTAGGCCAAACATCACCCAAACCCGCAGGTTCTTATGGAAATCGCTTTTAAATTTGATCGCCAATGGCATGTTCAAATTGCTCGACTCGATCTTTTTGCGTACCACAGGTTCCGCATTGGTCGTGGTGGAGTCCAAATAAAAAAGGAAATCGCGTTCCTCCAAGGAAACGGATGGCATGAAACGCAGATCCCAATGGTCGGCTAAGTTCAAATTGGTAATCAGGCCCAGATATACACCAGGCTTAGGAACCAGTTGCACACTATGTACCACGATGCCCGTGGATTGATCAAATTGGTTAATCTGAGCAGTCATGTCATAGCGGGCGAGGCACATCCCCATCGTAAAGCCCAGATTGAAAGGGCGTTGGTCAAAATAATGTGAGGTCTGAGCCTGCAAATTGCAAATAGCCAAACACCACACCAATCCCAGAGGAAGGATTACTTTTCTAATAGATTCAACATGCATATACAAAACATCAATGGCTTAAGCGTGCGCATCCTGCAAGCACAGATTTTCGAAGTTTTCAATTCTGACTTCAATTTCCACCTCAAAGTTGGGGCTAATTTATCGACACACGCCTATTTTTTTTCCCTTGCCTCCAAAGCAGCATGATTTACGTGAAGAGCTCCTTTCAATAGAGGTAAAATCAGTCAGTCTTTTCAAAAATTAACCAATATTCACAGCTGCCTTCCACTTGCAATCCCGATTTTACATTGGTAGGCCGCTTCATTGTCGTTCAGAAAGCTCATTTAAACTCTGCTCCACCTCTTGCGACGCTAGCGTGGGAGATAAAGTAATGATCTGGACTTGGTTGTTGGTGATATCCGGCAGGGCATCGATGGGCAACCTCGACAGAGCGTAAACACCCACGACCACCAATGCCAGCGTGAACAAGCCAACAATGAACTTGTTCTTGATGCTCAAGTAAATGATCTTGTCTAACATTTGGGATATATGCTAATCGTTAAAGGGATGCAATTTGGCGCTTGCCTCAATGCATGACTTTCCCAATGCATTTGCATGGGAATATGCCATCGATCCGATGATATCGGACAATGGAAAAACGATTAACTAATCTTGGGGGGTTGCCAGATCGCCAAATCCACTTCAAGGGAGAAGCCAGACTGGTAGATCGCAAGTGTTGGCGTCGAATGAAACTTTAATTGGCTGATCGATGCCTCATCCGAGGCAGTTGACACAAATTGTCCGCAACAGAGGCAAGTGCAGAAGGGTGAGCACATTTCTGATTCATGTGAATGATTGCCATGATCATCAATTGCTGAAATACTGGTTTGAATGGGAGCATTGCATTCCTCTCCATCGCTGCATGGCATGACGCTCAGCAGCATAAAGTAAATACAAAGCACGAATCTTACCCAGTTCATTGGTGCAAAGATATACTCTTTTCGTACGCTTCCAAACGCAGATGACTAATTGCCAGACTTGCGACGTGGCAATGTCCATGCCAATTTTTAGAGCAAGCGCCAGCCTTCAAAATTGAAATTTCTACTTTCCAAATGCCAAACTTGGCGATCCAAAATTGATGCAGGAAGGTTGACTTTCCATCCTTAGATAGATAAGTTCCATGCTTAGAGGTTCACTTTTGAACCTCTAACCATCAAAGTTGAACCTCGGTTATTCAAAATCGATGGTCAGAGGTTGACTTCTCATCTTCTGACGATCGACATTGATGCTCAGAGGTTGACTTTTGATCCTCAGACATTCAAATTCGATGCTTGGAGCATGACTTTTGATCCTCAAACATTCAAATTCCATGCTCAGAGGTTGACTTTTGAACCTCAGACATTCAAGCTCCAACCCCTGACAAAGACCATTCAACGTTGAACATTGACCTTTGAATGATTTTGCTTCAAGCGTGATGCGCTGTCCATGAAGCATGAACCTCGGGCCATCATCGGTCAACCCCAAGGGCATGAACGGCGAAGCTCCGTCATTCAACATCGATGCTTGGAGCAAAACTTTTGAACCTCAGACATTCAAATTTGAATGTTGAACATTCAAATTCGATGCTTGGAGGATGACCTTTGAACCACCAACATTCAACATCGATGCTCGGAGCATGACTTGTTGACAGCTGTGCATCAACGGTCAACCCCTCGGGCATGGCACTTCAACCTCGGAGCATGGCCGATGAATGAAAACGCTTCAAGCGTCAATGAAATTCCTTCGATGCTCAATGTCAGGGGTTCGATCCTGATATTTTCGGGTTTTTTGCTGGAAAAATTGGGATTGCTGAGGGAATGGCGGGCTAAACATGCGAAATGCAATCAAAGCCGCTTCGCTTTTGCTTTGCTCCAGCGGTGCGCAGTCTAGGTAGCGCAAGGCGCGTGTTGTATGATCCCCCTTCCCGATTTTCGGCCGCGCCAAAAATCGGGAAGGGAATAAAAAAATGGTTCATTGCCGGCTACCTAGACGCCGCCCCGCTGGGGAAAAACGGTGTGGGCAAGGGTGTGGTCAAATAGCCGCAAACCGTATGCCCATACCCACACATCGCTGCTAGGCAATCCTGCCAGTTTATCCGCCAAACTGCCCGTTCGTCCAGAATATGTACCGTTCGTCCAGAATCGGTGCGAGCAACGGCGAGGGTGTGAGAGATGATTTGGTCACGGCATTCGGTTTGGAAACGGCTCAAAATGGGCATTTTGAGGCAAAACTCCCAGACACACTCACACTTTACACTCACTCGCCGCGCTAGCGGCCCGTGCCCGTTTGTCCAGAATATGTACCGTTCATCCTGAAATCGGTTTGAGCAGGGGTCTGCGGCATCTAATGGGCGTAGAGGCTGATTTCAGTGTGAGCTCGAGTGTGAGAGCACAGATTTGGGCAGCGCAGATCCTTCGCTTCGCTCTGGATGACATGCCCGTTCGTTAAGTCAAACGACCACTTCGTCCTTCCAGGTGTACCGTTTGTACATTTGTCCAATTTTCACTTTTTACATTGTTTATCATTGCAAAGTCTTCGGGAACGGCCGCAAGGGACAAAGGCCAATTCCGCGTTCTTTTTCATTAACTCAACCGATGGTCCCCGTATCAGGACGCTTACCTGAACAAATCTTTATCATCTCAAAATACCATTAACCTATGGCATTTTCAGACGTTCAGACCGGGCTTGATGCCGTTAGGCTCGCCCGGATTGCTCAGAACCTTACTGCCTTGGAGGCCGACTTGGACTTTGTGATCAAGTTGACCGCAGCGCAACGCAGCAAGATGTACTCCATTGGCAATAGCCGCTTCAGCTTTGTAGAAAAGGCGTTGCGCTTTGCCAAGCAGTTTCCAAACCTCTTGCCGGGGTTCCGGAACCTGACAAACTTCGTTCGGATTTCAAACGACTATTCCAGTCTGCTTCCAGTTTTTGACCGCGTGAAGACGCTGTATGAGAAGCTGGACGACACCGTGATGCAAATCGGTGGCAACTACATCGACTACTCCTTGACCTTCTACGACAATGCGAAGGCAGCAAGGGATGGCGATGAGCCCGGCACCGAAGTTATTTGCAAGGAATTGGGAAGCCACTTTGTGCGCAAAAACGGCAAAGAGGTTTTGGCCGAAGAACCTGAAACCGAGACCGAAACCGTCAATGAAAACGGAAAAACCAACGGTGGCAACATCCAGGTCCTGATTCCAGGCAACGAACAGCAGAACTCCTAACCCGCACTTGCTACCCCGACTTCCCTAACCGGAAGCGATGGGCGACTGCTTGCAGGAGCCTACTCTTACCAAGGATTCTATTTTTTTAATATTGCGATAGCCTGCTTTTTGTGGGCTATCGCTGTTTTTTGGGGGTAGCGGGATCAAAGCCTGATCCCAAGGTTCAGCTGCAAGGGAAGATATGGGCCAAAGTACCGTCCCGACCCGTAGGGAACTACTTGCCTCGTCATGATTCCGCAACCAAAGCCGATCACTGGCTCGACAAAGAACCGCTTCGCAAAGCTTTGGGTGTAGGCAAGATTCACAATGAGATCGAATTCGGTGCCTTTGATCGAAGAAATCCCAGGGCTATTCGTGGGAAGGCTCCCCCAGCAGTCGCCTTCCATGTTGAACCGCTGATAAAACAAGTTTGGCCTGAGCGCCAATTCCTTGAGTACCCAGACAGGAATGGAGATTCTCATGCCAGCATAGACACCCCAATTGTTGCGTTGGCAATAGTCTTCGGGATCCTTCGAGAATAGTTTGCGCATCGGAGGAAATGTCGGATGAATGAACTCCGAACCGCCACCAACAAATACACCGATTCGATTGCTCAGGCTGTACTCGATGTCGCCGATCAGGTCAAGGTTGAAGGCTCCAAGGGTGTTCACACGAATGGCAAAGCGATGTTGTGGTTTGACCCTTTCCTGCGAATAGCCTTTGATGCCAAAGCCAACTACGATTGCTAGGAAAACGAAAATGGATTTCATGACGGATTCATTTAGATGAAGCTGACTGCCACAGATACGCCTAGAAAAAGGTTTGCTTCCAAATTCAGCTGATTATCGATTGCTTACCATTTTGATTGTCTTCGTTGACCACGGACTCACAACCCTTGCAAGGTAAATTCCCGACGTGGGTGCATCAAATCTGAGTGCATGGTTTCCCACTGCTAGCAACTTGTTATGAAGCAAAACAGCCACTTCCATGCCTTTTGCATCGACAACGGTCACTGTGACAGGCGTTTCTTTGCCGATAACCGTGATGGTAATGCTCGCCTCTGAGCCAAAAGGGTTTGGGTAAACACTCACGGCAAGGTCACGTGTTACGGTTGGCTTTCTTTTGAAGGCTGGACAGTCACCCCCTTGCTGAAACCATGCTGTCGGGCGCATCGTCTCAAGGCAAAGCTGCATTCTGCCCTTTTGACATTCAGTGAATTCTGTGCGGCAATCATCCTTGGCATAGCCCATGAAGTTGTGCAATGGATCCTTTTTATCCGGGCTATCGCCGTGGCACGTATTCCTTGCAAGTGGACATTTTCGGTATTCCTCCTCTTGAGGCGGGGTATCACAGCAGCAGTCGCCCTCCGTCGCGCATGTGGCTGCATCGTCACATCCATTTTGAAACACATGAAGTAAACTTAGCCAATGGCCAACCTCATGCACCATCGTACGACCCATGTTGTAGTCGTCATTGGTTGCGATATTACCTGTTGTCCCAAAAAAGTAACTCCTGATGACAATGCCGTCCAACTGCGGGGCAATTCCAAGTTGCTGAGGAAAGCTAGAATAGCCGTAAACAAATGTATTGGATACTGTCACAGTATTTACCACCCACACATTAAGGAATATGTTCGG
The DNA window shown above is from Bacteroidota bacterium and carries:
- a CDS encoding T9SS type A sorting domain-containing protein, which translates into the protein MRKFTLFTTLCLVVFYTRLSGQELTCGTKNPDVLSPSDIQFGLAAQQRANKITGIVKVIPIAVHVIYSIEPNDPHNISLAQITSQIDQLNADFRGESGGVDTEIQFCLAGVNRVLLPNLINIERTTNAAILKDSIQEDPNIFLNVWVVNTVTVSNTFVYGYSSFPQQLGIAPQLDGIVIRSYFFGTTGNIATNDDYNMGRTMVHEVGHWLSLLHVFQNGCDDAATCATEGDCCCDTPPQEEEYRKCPLARNTCHGDSPDKKDPLHNFMGYAKDDCRTEFTECQKGRMQLCLETMRPTAWFQQGGDCPAFKRKPTVTRDLAVSVYPNPFGSEASITITVIGKETPVTVTVVDAKGMEVAVLLHNKLLAVGNHALRFDAPTSGIYLARVVSPWSTKTIKMVSNR
- a CDS encoding efflux RND transporter permease subunit codes for the protein MLDKIIYLSIKNKFIVGLFTLALVVVGVYALSRLPIDALPDITNNQVQIITLSPTLASQEVEQSLNELSERQ
- a CDS encoding PorT family protein, whose protein sequence is MHVESIRKVILPLGLVWCLAICNLQAQTSHYFDQRPFNLGFTMGMCLARYDMTAQINQFDQSTGIVVHSVQLVPKPGVYLGLITNLNLADHWDLRFMPSVSLEERDFLFYLDSTTTNAEPVVRKKIESSNLNMPLAIKFKSDFHKNLRVWVMFGLQPSLNLASSKKVLNDPDLLKVKSFDLQYLASVGVDIYGEKLKLSPELRFTRGLQNIYVPERTRFPRAISDLFSQLLVLNINFE
- a CDS encoding CusA/CzcA family heavy metal efflux RND transporter; the protein is MLDKIIYLSIKNKFIVGLFTLALVAVGVYSLSRLPIDALPDITNNQVQIITSSPTLATQEVEQFITYPIELSVKPIPGIIELRSISRFGLSVVTVVFEESVDPYWARAQISERLKEAESVIPQRLGSPEMAPLSTGLGEIYQYVVFPKEGYEDKFDATELRTIQDWIIKPQLIGTPGVAEVNTLGGSLKQYEVSVQPDKLKAMNTTIAEIFDALERNNENTGGAYIDKKPYAYFIRGIGMVSDTNDIKKIVVKNQNGIPILIRDVADVRIGSSIRYGAVTMDGKGEEVSGMVMMLKGGNSAEVVGRVKAKMEQIKKSLPEGVAIEPFMDRTKLVDKAIGTVAKNLLEGALIVIFILVLLLGNLRAGLVVASVIPLSLLFAVTMMNLFGVSGNLMSLGAIDFGLIVDGAVIIVEAIIHRLHGGKGGKLTANEMDDEVFGAASKIRSSAAFGEIIILIVYLPILALVGIEGKMFGPMAKTVAFAILGAFILSLTYVPMMSALVLKKKTGHKLNISDRIMAILQRIYAPVLRGALKIKVIVVSLAVSLLTAAVLLFNTLGGEFIPTLDEGDMATHLIIASGSSLSQEIEATTKAEQILKSRFPEIKMIVSKIGSAEIPTDPMPIEAADMIIILKDKEEWTSADSKEELMEKMEEALEEIPGAMTEFSQPIQMRFNELMTGVRSDVAIKIYGEDLDMLVSKGDQVLQLIQGIKGVADAKAERVAGLPQITVRYNKDKLALYGLNVGDLNRVIRVGFAGEAAGVVYEGEKRFDLVVRLAEADRQDIGNLKTLFVPLPSGNQIPLEQVADIDYEPGPMQISREDGKRRIVVGFNVRGRDVKTVVDEIQAKLDQSLKLPAGYYITYGGQFENLVEANKRLSIAVPVALLLIFILLFFTFRSVKQSLLIFTAIPFSAIGGVFALWLRDMPFSISAGVGFIALFGVAVLNGIVLIGYFNQLKEEGMESIENRIQEGTKVRLRPVVMTAAVASLGFLPMAISHGAGAEVQKPLATVVIGGLITATFLTLIVLPILYFYSEQGMKGLKKLFRIVSSSAGMLLLASALNAQNPPNLDLQSAIDLGLKNNQQMQAALLGVEAQEALRGAALNLPKTNLNTTLGQYNTRAFDQNYSISQSFSPFQYGPNRQLVEAQVKASALEARMTRQEIILGIRQAWNIIQFRMAIDQLLLRQDSLLQGFVRAATIKFEAGETNLLEKTTAVAKQQKLLQDIRQNTTTVQMEKARLKALMGSKTEFDIQPSEFIPLIVPAMTDSTTLSQNPALLQAMQHVQVAEANLKVEKAAILPDFTVGYFIQSLTGNQDVNGQPVFYNGIPRFQGFTASVAIPVFAGSYKAKAQSAAIEMKAEQKNADYIQAQLASEFQQQLQQITALKARLKYHKTSALPNAEVIAANATKAYQNGDVSYMEYLQGLETALGIQTDYLQTIHDYNQAAINLQYLLNQ
- a CDS encoding T9SS type A sorting domain-containing protein; the encoded protein is MDSVRVVENATLLRNPDAGGFNLPEFSKIDLDLDGIQDLFVFDRSGRKRLTFLNRGTAGQIDFDFAPEYIAAFPSDNADFALCRDFNCDGKADLFIGTSNGIKVYENTSTASLSFRLYADTLLTDYGAGPAFLYILQGDLPDMVDVDGDGDLDLLCFNATGSMVEWHKNMILENTGGCDGLDLVAADRCWGNFLEDNFNQSLTLGINCRTSSQNVQPEKPNAHAGSTLAAFDEEPDGDLELVIGDLVYDGLTYVHNSGTPVDAVVDSFDSIFPEYDASVSIPIFVAGFFLDVDNDGKRDMIVAPNVAIVSANYDNSWFYKNIHQGNGVLLERITKNFLTAEMVDVGMCAYPVLFDHNADGLLDLIVGNYSRKLNNASISSGLALYENTGTSTSPEFTLTTRNYANLANAFIPANFGMTPAFGDLDGDGDKDLIVGDADGYIHFVENTAGPGQLASFPNVTSQYFSIDIGQFATPAIADVDRDGDPDLIVGELSGNLNYFQNTGTPQAPIFSSSPTDAAWGAVDVDPICCTGFSVPFIFENPASGRLDMIVGSETGNLFYYNDLESDLGGIFTVDQTNFGDIDEGQRTAIVGQDLNGNGVWDWIVGNVRGGLGFFEGNGLITNEAESELNTKLDWTIYPNPSTGTVTVKTNSDARGSLCLTICDLQGREILIHDLSSAKKEIELDLSKFLPGIYFLHIDMNGRFKRVKRLVILR